A region from the Hippoglossus hippoglossus isolate fHipHip1 chromosome 16, fHipHip1.pri, whole genome shotgun sequence genome encodes:
- the LOC117777236 gene encoding calcium homeostasis modulator protein 5-like — translation MDNFNAVFRFFLDQKATIGYSFMALLTLGGERLFTMVAFQCPCNHDQNFAYGLIFLLGPAAVLLVFGLFFSSMLWRVYTGCCLNPMKLCPRGNCFGCLRAFVSIFTGACVAPIMWLSVALLNGTFFECAVSGLDDNLVVDVFCKNKTLACREELARVPCDRSKLSSDERMEVLLKLRAQSQILGWCIIIISVFVGLLGTCCKNCRSKVSYLQLTFWKRYSEKEKALFDTFALDYATKLAERNLQSFFENKNPVPFPFPNHKAWEEVSAYYNFSRSEQYYSTLQRYVERADRDFTPEKRPVIDFEHGIEMS, via the exons ATGGATAACTTCAATGCTGTCTTTCGGTTTTTCTTGGACCAGAAAGCCACAATTGGCTATAGTTTCATGGCTCTCCTGACTTTGGGCGGGGAGCGACTCTTCACCATGGTTGCCTTTCAGTGTCCTTGCAACCACGACCAGAACTTTGCATATGGGCTGATTTTCCTGCTGGGCCCTGCTGCCGTGCTATTGGTCTTTGGTCTGTTCTTCAGCAGCATGTTGTGGAGGGTTTACACTGGCTGCTGCCTCAATCCCATGAAGCTTTGCCCCCGTGGGAACTGCTTCGGCTGCCTAAGGGCATTCGTGAGCATCTTCACTGGGGCTTGTGTGGCTCCTATAATGTGGCTCTCTGTGGCCCTGCTCAATGGAACATTTTTTGAGTGCGCTGTCAGTGGTCTTGATGATAACCTGGTGGTGGATGTGTTCTGTAAAAACAAGACCTTGGCGTGTCGGGAGGAGCTGGCTCGAGTGCCCTGTGACCGCTCCAAACTGTCCAGTGATGAGCGCATGGAGGTGCTGCTGAAGCTCAGGGCCCAGTCACAG ATCCTGGGCTGGTGTATCATCATTATCTCTGTCTTCGTGGGCCTCCTGGGTACCTGCTGTAAAAACTGTCGCTCCAAAGTCAGCTACCTGCAGCTCACATTCTGGAAACGCTATTCAGAAAAAGAGAAGGCGCTCTTCGACACCTTCGCTTTGGACTATGCCACCAAGCTGGCCGAGAGAAACCTGCAGAGCTTCTTTGAGAACAAGAACCCGGTTCCATTTCCTTTCCCCAACCACAAGGCATGGGAGGAAGTCTCTGCATATTATAATTTTTCCAGGAGTGAGCAGTATTACAGCACTCTGCAGCGGTATGTAGAGAGGGCAGACAGGGACTTCACACCAGAGAAGAGACCTGTCATAGACTTTGAGCACGGAATAGAGATGAGCTAA
- the LOC117777233 gene encoding calcium homeostasis modulator protein 6-like, with protein MDKFRVVLNIANKQSNLGFGLLALLTAGGEQIFSSVVFSCPCNELNFIYGLVFLLVPGLALLLLGYILNKKTWKLLTGLCHGRAKLCSCKRLRAAVTVLFQINTTALVAPFTWIAVALLNGNYYECLMTGTKVSPVQHLCGKSNSKVPCENLHRFPCKDDRVLKADREDVLLALKAQSQILGWLLIASVMLSNLLLTCLAQCSSPISYLQLKFWRAYAQEEGELIESYNAKHAKELAQRNLQSFFNQKPAEPIITPSNKEWEKISSLYKFSTKGQYYSTLHRYVETCQESDDGMMRMASIASSGSADGHPAVLQFVDDCTIPV; from the exons ATGGATAAGTTTAGGGTGGTTCTGAACATTGCCAACAAACAGTCCAACCttggttttggactgttggcCCTGTTGACAGCAGGAGGGGAGCAGATTTTCTCCTCAGTGGTGTTCAGTTGTCCCTGCAATGAGTTGAACTTCATATACGGTTTGGTGTTCCTGCTGGTACCCGGtctggctctgctgctcctgGGTTACATCCTGAATAAGAAGACGTGGAAGCTGTTGACAGGTTTGTGCCACGGCAGGGCCAAGCTGTGCAGCTGCAAAAGGCTGAGAGCTGCCGTGACAGTCCTCTTCCAGATCAACACCACAGCGCTGGTGGCACCTTTCACCTGGATTGCTGTGGCTCTGCTCAACGGCAACTACTATGAGTGTTTGATGACTGGGACCAAGGTTAGTCCAGTCCAACATCTGTGTGGAAAAAGCAACTCCAAGGTCCCGTGTGAGAACCTGCACAGGTTTCCCTGTAAAGATGACAGGGTACTGAAGGCTGACAGAGAGGATGTCCTGCTTGCCCTGAAAGCTCAGTCTCAG ATATTGGGTTGGCTGCTCATCGCCTCTGTCATGTTGTCCAACCTGCTGCTGACCTGTCTGGCTCAGTGCAGCTCCCCCATCAGCTACCTGCAGCTCAAGTTCTGGAGGGCGTATGCTCAGGAGGAGGGCGAGCTTATTGAATCATACAACGCGAAACACGCCAAAGAACTTGCTCAGAGGAACCTTCAGAGTTTCTTCAACCAGAAACCAGCTGAACCCATCATCACCCCTTCCAACAAAGAATGGGAGAAGATCTCCTCCCTCTACAAATTTAGCACCAAAGGACAGTACTACAGCACCTTGCACCGCTATGTGGAGACCTGCCAGGAGAGTGACGACGGGATGATGAGGATGGCTTCCATTGCGTCAAGCGGGTCTGCTGACGGCCACCCTGCTGTTCTTCAATTTGTAGATGACTGCACGATTCCGGTGTGA
- the LOC117777234 gene encoding calcium homeostasis modulator protein 6-like produces the protein MDKFRVVLNIANKQSNLGFGLLALLTAGGEQIFSSVVFSCPCNELNFIYGLVFLLVPGLALLLLGYILNKKTWKLLTGLCHGRAKLCSCKRLRAAVTVLFQINTTALVAPFTWIAVALLNGNYYECLMTGTKVSPVQHLCGKSNSKVPCENLHRFPCKDDRVLKADREDVLLALKAQSQILGWLLIASVMLSNLLLTCLARCSSPISYLQLKFWRAYAQEEGELIESYNAKHAKELAQRNLQSFFNQKQAEPIITPSNKDWEKISSLYKFSTKGQYYSTLHRYVETCQESDDGMMRMASIASSGSADGHPAVLEFV, from the exons ATGGATAAGTTTAGGGTGGTTCTGAACATTGCCAACAAACAGTCCAACCttggttttggactgttggcCCTGTTGACAGCAGGAGGGGAGCAGATTTTCTCCTCAGTGGTGTTCAGTTGTCCCTGCAATGAGTTGAACTTCATATACGGTTTGGTATTCCTGCTGGTACCCGGtctggctctgctgctcctgGGTTACATCCTGAATAAGAAGACGTGGAAGCTGTTGACAGGTTTGTGCCACGGCAGGGCCAAGCTGTGCAGCTGCAAAAGGCTGAGAGCTGCCGTGACAGTCCTCTTCCAGATCAACACCACAGCGCTGGTGGCACCTTTCACCTGGATTGCTGTGGCTCTGCTCAACGGCAACTACTATGAGTGTTTGATGACTGGGACCAAGGTTAGTCCAGTCCAACATCTGTGTGGAAAAAGCAACTCCAAGGTCCCGTGTGAGAACCTGCACAGGTTTCCCTGTAAAGATGACAGGGTACTGAAGGCTGACAGAGAGGATGTCCTGCTTGCCCTGAAAGCTCAGTCTCAG ATATTGGGTTGGCTGCTCATCGCCTCTGTCATGTTGTCCAACCTGCTGCTGACCTGTCTGGCTCGGTGCAGCTCCCCCATCAGCTACCTGCAGCTCAAGTTCTGGAGGGCGTATGCTCAGGAGGAGGGCGAGCTTATTGAATCATACAACGCGAAACACGCCAAAGAACTTGCTCAGAGGAACCTTCAGAGTTTCTTCAACCAGAAACAAGCTGAACCAATCATCACCCCTTCCAACAAAGACTGGGAGAAGATCTCCTCCCTCTACAAATTTAGCACCAAAGGACAGTACTACAGCACCTTGCACCGCTATGTGGAGACCTGCCAGGAGAGTGACGACGGGATGATGAGGATGGCTTCCATTGCGTCAAGCGGGTCTGCTGACGGCCACCCTGCTGTTCTAGAATTTGTTTGA